The genome window GACAGCAGCTTTCGTTTGAAGAAAATGAGGTGTGTCCGGCTTATGTACAGATTCAATTAGAAATTGACGAATTGAAAACAGAAAAATCTAAGATTGAAGCGAAAATTGGACATCAAATTTTTCTGCGTTTACCGTAAGTGAATCAAATTTTCGTGCAATGTTGAGTATGCTTAACAAAATAACCTTGTGATAATTCGGTAATAGATAGTCAAAAGCAAGACTACTATTCGTGCTTTGAATACGTGAATCCCCCGATAAGCTACACGAGAAGTTTATGAAGCAGAATGTAATTCCATCAATTACCCCTATACTAAAAACATAAGGAGAACGAATGATTTCATTATCAGAACGGAGTCAAAATGTAACGCCATCGTCCACTTTGGCGATCACCGCGAAAATCAACGCGCTGATCGCTGATGGCGTAGATGTCGTCAAATTCGGTGCAGGCGAACCCGATTTTGACACACCCGATTATATCAAAGACGCTGCAATCGCCGCACTCAATGCGGGGTTCACGAAATATACCCCTGTTCCCGGCACACCGGAACTCCGGGAGGCAATCACCGAGAAGTTCAAACGGGACAATGGGTTAAGTTACAGCGCATCGGAGGTCATCGTCTCCTGCGGTGCTAAGCATACCATCTATAACATCTTTCAAGCGATCTGCGATCCGGGCGATGAAGTCATTTTCGCCGCACCGTATTGGGTGAGTTATCCAGAACAGATCAAACTCGCAGGGGCAGTGCCGCGCGTCATTGAGACAACGCCAGCACAAAACTTCTGCATGGCACCCGATCAGGTCGAAGCAGCGATAACCGCAAAGACGAAGGCGATTCTCGTCAACAGTCCGAGCAACCCGACCGGCACAACCTATGACTTGGAAACACTCAAGGCAATCGCTGATCTCGCCGTCAAACACCAAATCTACCTCATCTCGGATGAAATTTATGAGGCACTCCTCTACGACGGTGCGACACATCAGAGTCCGGCTTCGTTCAACGAGGAGACGAAAGCGATTACCTTTGTTGTCAACGGTGTTTCTAAAGCCTACTCGATGACAGGATGGCGGATTGGGTATACCGCCGGTCCCGAAGATGTGATCTCAGCAATGTCGCGTATCCAATCGCACAGCACCTCAAACCCGACATCCATTGCCCAGAAAGCCGCCGTTGTCGCATTGAACGAACCGCAGGATGCCGTTGAAGAGATGCGGAAAGCGTTTGAGGAACGCCGAGATGTGATCTGTCAGCGTTTTGACGATATTGATGGGATTAGTTATGCCAGACCGCAGGGCGCGTTCTACATCTTTCCCGATTTTTCTGAACACTACGGCAGAACAATCGACGGACAAAAGATTGAGAACTCAATGGATATAACTGATTATCTGCTCAATTCAGCAGGTGTCGGTGTTGTGCCGGGTGATGGTTTCGGTGCCGACAATCATTTGCGTCTCTCCTTCGCCACATCGTTGACGGAGATTAATCGAGGCTTAGATCGGATTAAAGAGGCGTTAAAGTAAGGTTAACGCCTTGAGGATCGGATGGGCACAGCGGAAACGCTATTTCTACAAGTAATAGCCCCAATAGGCAGGAGATATTATCGTGGCAGAACAGACGACCCCAAATCTCGTCTTCGTCATCACGGACGACCAAGGATACGGCGATTTAGGATGCACCGGAAACCCCGTTATCAACACACCCAATTTGGATGCACTCGCAGCAGAAAGCGTGCAACTACAGAATCTACACGTCGGTCCCACCTGTTCACCGACACGAGCGGGGATTATGACAGGGCACTATTGCAACTCCACCGGCGTGTGGCATACCATCGGCGGACGCTCACTCCTTCGCAGCGACGAAGTTACGATGGCAGATATCTTCCGGCGCAACGGCTATAAGACGGGTATGTTCGGGAAATGGCATCTCGGTGACAACTATCCCTTCCGTCCACACGACAGAGGCTTCGACGAAGCACTCTACCACGGCGGCGGTGGTATCAGTCAAACACCGGACTATTGGGGCAACGACTATTTCGACGACACCTATTTCCGCAACGGTTCGGAACAACCTTTTGATGGCTACTGCACCGATGTCTGGTTCCAAGAAGCGATGGCGTTTATTGAGAGGCAGGCTGAAAAGGGTGAGAACCGCCCATTCTTCTGTTATCTCTCCACTAACGCGCCGCACGGTCCGTTCCGTGTTCCGGATGCTTACGGTGAGGTTTACAGACGGAAGGGTGTAGAAGGTGACCGTGCGAATTTCTGGGGTATGATAACCAATATCGACGACAATATGGCACGGATGCGGCACCATCTCCGGGTTTTGGGGCTTGAGGAAAACACTATCCTTATCTTCATGACCGACAACGGATCCGCGGCTGGATGTGACTTGGATGCGCAGCAGTTCGTTAGGGCGGGTTACAATGCGGGGATGCGCGGTAAAAAAGGGTCGCCGTATGAAGGCGGGCATCGCGTGCCGCTGTTCATGCATTGGCCCGGCGGTGGCTTCACTGAAAAACACGAAGTGCATGAACTCACTGCGAACATTGATCTACTCCCGACGCTGATAGACCTCTGCGATCTTGAAGTTTCCTCAAATGCGCACTTCCACGGCACCAGCATCGCACCGTTGCTGAGAAACGAAACGGAAGCGTGGGAGGAACGGGTTATCGTCACCGATTCGCAGCGCGTTGAAAATCCGATTAAGTGGAAAGACAGTGCGACGATGTCCCAACGGTGGCGGCTCATCAACGGCACCGAACTCTACGATATACAGGCGGATCCCGGGCAACAGCACGATGTCGCCGATGAACACCCAGAAGTCGTTTCGGAACTCCGTGAGCATTATGAAGCGTGGTGGAAACTGGTTTCGGAGCGGTTTGATGAGGACTGTCCGATTGTCATCGGGACACAGAACGAACCTGTTACATGCATCACGACACATGACTGGCACGGGGAAGCACACGCATGGAATCAGGGGATGATCCGTCGAGGCATGGAATGTAACGGCTATTGGGCGATTGAGGTGCCTGAAGACGGGGCGTACAGCTTCGAGTTGCGTCGGTGGCCCCTTGCCGAGGACAGAGCGATCACAGATGGCATTCCCGGTGAACACATTGATCTCTACAACGGTGGTAAGGCTCTGGCATTAACAGCAGCGAAAATCCGCATTGGGGACCAGACTTCGACAAAAGCGATTCCACCAGATGCGAAAGGCGTAACGTTTACGTTTAACCTCACCGCCGGTCAGACGCGCATGCATACCGAGTTCTCCGACGAAACCGGGGAATTAGCAATTGGAGCGTATTACGTGTATGCGAAACGGGTGATTTGAGAAACGTGGCTTACTCATAGACAGGAGAGGTTGCGACGCGGGAAAATAGGCGGGCGAGTTCATCTGTTGACACGCCGAGGTGCTCTTCAAGGTCTTTTTGCGTCAAGCCAAGTTGTTGGACACCGAGGCTCTCTTCAAATTCTTCCTGCGTCAAGCCAAAATCACGGTATCCCTGAATGATGGTTTTCAGATACCACTTTGAAGGTGCCTCAAAATCCTTCACATACTCCTCTCTCATTCTGTAAAACATGACATCGTCTTGGTAATACTTGCCGTAGTAGTCGGGGTAGCCTTCGTAGGTATCAAGTGCCTCTTCGTGGTCCTCTGTAATTCTCCAAAGCCCACCGTGGACTGTACACCCTTCCGCACGGATAATATCGGCGTGGTATTTAAAAACAAGGCGGAAACCCTCAAGCCGAAACTTTCCTATATCAGCGACACCCGGACACCTTTGCTGCATCTGTGAGAGGTTCATGTTGGAGCCGTAAGCAAAGTATCTCATAGACTTGTTTTCTTGCGAGGTGAGGTCCCCCTGCCAAACAGAGGGACGTTAAAAAATTGCTACTGCGATTTCAATCTTCCCCACAGCACAGGAAGTTTACCTGACGGTTCAACAGCAAAAGCGGTAAACATGATACCGTCATTCATAATACCTTGAACTTCATCTTCGGTGAGTCCGTCGTTGAAGAGACCGACCTCGTCCATAATAGTGGCGGAGAGGAAACCTACACCTTTATCCGTAGCAAGCCATGCCGTCTGATCCTGATCTTGGAGTTGGAACTTCGGCACCTTTTGTGAGACTTTCTCTTCACCGTTGACGTAGATTTTACAGGTTTCTCCATCGTAGACATTGGCGACGTGATACCATGTTCCCGCCTTAACAGTCACGCCACTGGTAACATTCCAAGTGTTCGTCCAACTGCGAAGGGTGTTTGGTCCTTCTTTGTAAGGCACATAGCGGTTGTTACTCTGATCCCATATCGAGAAATAGTTCTGCTGACCTGCGATGTCGGTAAAATTTATCCACAGGATGAAGGTCACTTTATCCTCGATGATGCCTTTACCGAGCGGAATGGTGACTGTCCCACCCTTTTTAATTTCAAGAGCACCATCGACCTTCCCTTTCTCCCATTTCGAGTTCGTAATCGTGCCTTTACGTCCATTCTCGGACGCGTCTTCGGCGACATCGCCCTTGCCTTCGTCCAATAACCAAATACCGACGATCCTATCCGGATCAATTTCGGCGTGGCTATAACCGACGATGAGACCTAACGCGAGCATCGCGCAGACAAATATCTTTATTCTCATGAGGTTTACGCTCCTTTTTCGCTATACGGAGTGTTATGACCACAGAAATGTGATCGGTATGTTAATTGCATTAGACTTATCAAGCGCATTACAAGTTTAATCCGATTTTCAAACTGTGAGTCCGTTTGTAGTCGTGCGATTCATCACACGCAGGGATCCTGACCTTGGTAGGCGATGTTTCCTAACCTCGCCCTTTTCCAGCGCGTAGGTTGGGTTGAACGTGAACGTACTAAAAATCGCCCATAGAAAATGATTTTCAAACTTCATCAAGAAACCTAAAACCGCTGAAAGGCAAGTGAAACCCAACGCATTCTCACACCTATGGCACTTAGATTGTTGGGTTTCGCTGGGTCTATACCAACAAGGTATTGAAAAATGGAACCCTACGTGTAGACGAGAAGGATTTTTACCTCTTACCGCTCAACCCAATCTACATTTGTTACCTTGGATTGGAAAAATTACCGAGATATCGCGACGGGGAGGTCGCTTCTACAGAGGAACCAAACCCGCCAATTTAATTTGACAAAGAATCGAGATTAGGATATACTATAATTGCTTGCCGGGATGCTGAAATTGGTAGACAGGCTAGGTTCAGGGTCTAGTGTGCATTATGCGCGTAAGGGTTCGAGTCCCTTTCCCGGCATCCGATCACAAACGTAACGTACCTCGCCGCTTTCACCGTCTTATTAACAATAATTACTATCGTTTTTTGTAAAGGATTGGAGCGTGTTATGTATTATTTAGATGCCAAACGAATTGCAGATCAGGAAAGACAGCGTGCCGAACAAGAGAGACAGCGTGCCGAACAAGAGAGACAGCGCGCCGAACGGGCAGAACAACGTGCCGAACAGGCAGAACGGCTTTTAGAAGAGGCGAAAAAGAACAAGTCTTAACCAAAGGTGTTCATTTTCGTTCGTGTGGGGCATTTTCTTGCCTATAGACAGAAGATAGAAATTGTCATTCTCTTTGCAATGTTTCTGGTACCAACCATAAGAAAATGCTCACCGCGAGATAACCGATGCCCCCCAATGCGAAGCCGGAATAACTCAATCCGAATAGATCGGCAAGATTGCCAACAATAACCGGACCCGCGGAACCCCCGAAATCTCCCGTAAGTCGCCACAGACCTAAGAACTCACCAGTCCCTTCGTGGGGTGCCAAATCCGCGCCGAGGGTCATCATCGTCCCCGAAGCGATACCGTTACCCATCCGCATGAAAATTGCCGTCAGCAATAACGTCGTAAATGTTCCTGTAAAGGGCATCAACACCATCCCTGTGGCAAAAATGCAAACCCCCGGCACCGTCGCATATCTCCGACCGAACCGATCCATTGTATGTCCCGCAATTGGAAACATTGACATATCTATTGCTGAGGAAACCATAACGACCGTGCGAACCTGTTGCGTTGTTAGTCCGACAACCTCGTCGCCATAGAGCGGAATAATGATATTACATCCGCGGCGCAGCGTCTGGACGCACACCTGTCCCACGCCCGCAGTCGCGAGCAGTCGCGCATGCTGACGCGAGATTTCAAGAAGATGTTTTAGATAAGGGGGTTTCTTCTCGGTGGTTTCAGTTGTGGGACGACGCGTCTTTGGAATAAAGAAAAAACAGAGGATAAAATTCAACGCGACAACGGCGGTGTAGATGAAAAAAGGGAGCCGTAGGTTCACGCCGAGGAAGATGGCACAGAACTGTCCCGCGAAGGTGCCCATCCGATTTACGCCACCGAACAACGCAATCGCTCTTCCGCGATTCCCGATCGGAATAACATCTGTCATATACGCGTGCCGGGCGAGCATCCATAATGCGTTTCCGACACCGCCCACCAATTGGGCACCGATGAGTTGGAAGAAATTTGTGGCTGTACCCATCCCCACAGTTGACAACCCTATCATCACCAAACCGAG of Candidatus Poribacteria bacterium contains these proteins:
- a CDS encoding MFS transporter; this encodes MNNPKFSRVSLILPIYIPAFLLATGGGIVSPTLSIYVKSFELSYTLTTVVLAVGVLGNIPAGVLVERLGRKSSMLLGLVMIGLSTVGMGTATNFFQLIGAQLVGGVGNALWMLARHAYMTDVIPIGNRGRAIALFGGVNRMGTFAGQFCAIFLGVNLRLPFFIYTAVVALNFILCFFFIPKTRRPTTETTEKKPPYLKHLLEISRQHARLLATAGVGQVCVQTLRRGCNIIIPLYGDEVVGLTTQQVRTVVMVSSAIDMSMFPIAGHTMDRFGRRYATVPGVCIFATGMVLMPFTGTFTTLLLTAIFMRMGNGIASGTMMTLGADLAPHEGTGEFLGLWRLTGDFGGSAGPVIVGNLADLFGLSYSGFALGGIGYLAVSIFLWLVPETLQRE
- a CDS encoding LamG domain-containing protein; its protein translation is MRIKIFVCAMLALGLIVGYSHAEIDPDRIVGIWLLDEGKGDVAEDASENGRKGTITNSKWEKGKVDGALEIKKGGTVTIPLGKGIIEDKVTFILWINFTDIAGQQNYFSIWDQSNNRYVPYKEGPNTLRSWTNTWNVTSGVTVKAGTWYHVANVYDGETCKIYVNGEEKVSQKVPKFQLQDQDQTAWLATDKGVGFLSATIMDEVGLFNDGLTEDEVQGIMNDGIMFTAFAVEPSGKLPVLWGRLKSQ
- a CDS encoding gamma-glutamylcyclotransferase, with amino-acid sequence MRYFAYGSNMNLSQMQQRCPGVADIGKFRLEGFRLVFKYHADIIRAEGCTVHGGLWRITEDHEEALDTYEGYPDYYGKYYQDDVMFYRMREEYVKDFEAPSKWYLKTIIQGYRDFGLTQEEFEESLGVQQLGLTQKDLEEHLGVSTDELARLFSRVATSPVYE
- a CDS encoding pyridoxal phosphate-dependent aminotransferase, whose product is MISLSERSQNVTPSSTLAITAKINALIADGVDVVKFGAGEPDFDTPDYIKDAAIAALNAGFTKYTPVPGTPELREAITEKFKRDNGLSYSASEVIVSCGAKHTIYNIFQAICDPGDEVIFAAPYWVSYPEQIKLAGAVPRVIETTPAQNFCMAPDQVEAAITAKTKAILVNSPSNPTGTTYDLETLKAIADLAVKHQIYLISDEIYEALLYDGATHQSPASFNEETKAITFVVNGVSKAYSMTGWRIGYTAGPEDVISAMSRIQSHSTSNPTSIAQKAAVVALNEPQDAVEEMRKAFEERRDVICQRFDDIDGISYARPQGAFYIFPDFSEHYGRTIDGQKIENSMDITDYLLNSAGVGVVPGDGFGADNHLRLSFATSLTEINRGLDRIKEALK
- a CDS encoding arylsulfatase, which codes for MAEQTTPNLVFVITDDQGYGDLGCTGNPVINTPNLDALAAESVQLQNLHVGPTCSPTRAGIMTGHYCNSTGVWHTIGGRSLLRSDEVTMADIFRRNGYKTGMFGKWHLGDNYPFRPHDRGFDEALYHGGGGISQTPDYWGNDYFDDTYFRNGSEQPFDGYCTDVWFQEAMAFIERQAEKGENRPFFCYLSTNAPHGPFRVPDAYGEVYRRKGVEGDRANFWGMITNIDDNMARMRHHLRVLGLEENTILIFMTDNGSAAGCDLDAQQFVRAGYNAGMRGKKGSPYEGGHRVPLFMHWPGGGFTEKHEVHELTANIDLLPTLIDLCDLEVSSNAHFHGTSIAPLLRNETEAWEERVIVTDSQRVENPIKWKDSATMSQRWRLINGTELYDIQADPGQQHDVADEHPEVVSELREHYEAWWKLVSERFDEDCPIVIGTQNEPVTCITTHDWHGEAHAWNQGMIRRGMECNGYWAIEVPEDGAYSFELRRWPLAEDRAITDGIPGEHIDLYNGGKALALTAAKIRIGDQTSTKAIPPDAKGVTFTFNLTAGQTRMHTEFSDETGELAIGAYYVYAKRVI